A portion of the Adhaeribacter radiodurans genome contains these proteins:
- a CDS encoding helix-turn-helix domain-containing protein encodes MLDSFLKLKLNLLHLGHITLGSEWQFEGVISPFSRLYLVTKGEAWVWHHQQKFHLQPGYLYLIPSFTLSRYYCNTTMTQYYISFLEETESGPSVFDLLPFCYEVPVLSFDKKLFKRLLELNPGRSLQNIDPKVYDNQSNLLSFNRTPQDQSASQQMETQGILLQLLSRFLQNTSETTSKQAQAHIQLRPVLNYIHAHLHEKITVEQLAALQRLNVDYFSRQFQNQLGIRPIHYITNKRLERAQLLITSSSLSLQEIAEQVGVADIYYFSRLFKRRFGLPPARYRKNNGQV; translated from the coding sequence ATGCTGGACTCTTTTTTAAAACTAAAGCTGAATCTTTTACACTTAGGGCACATTACCTTAGGCTCGGAGTGGCAGTTTGAGGGAGTAATAAGTCCTTTCAGCCGGCTTTATCTGGTAACCAAGGGCGAAGCCTGGGTATGGCACCACCAGCAGAAGTTCCATCTCCAGCCGGGGTATCTTTATCTGATTCCGAGCTTTACCCTGAGCCGTTACTATTGCAATACCACCATGACGCAGTATTACATTTCTTTTCTGGAAGAAACAGAAAGTGGCCCTTCGGTTTTTGATTTGCTACCTTTTTGCTACGAGGTACCAGTCCTGAGTTTTGATAAAAAGTTGTTTAAGCGGTTATTGGAACTAAACCCGGGGCGAAGCCTCCAGAATATTGACCCGAAAGTATACGACAACCAATCAAACCTGCTCAGCTTTAATCGTACACCGCAGGATCAATCTGCTTCGCAACAGATGGAAACCCAAGGCATTTTGCTGCAACTGCTTTCCCGCTTTCTGCAAAATACCAGCGAAACCACCAGTAAACAGGCTCAGGCTCACATTCAGTTACGTCCGGTTTTAAATTACATACACGCCCACTTGCACGAAAAAATTACGGTTGAACAACTGGCGGCTCTTCAGCGCCTGAACGTGGACTATTTTTCGCGCCAATTTCAAAACCAGCTTGGCATCCGGCCCATTCATTACATCACTAATAAGCGGCTGGAACGCGCCCAACTGCTAATTACCTCCTCGTCGTTGTCGTTGCAGGAAATTGCTGAACAGGTTGGCGTTGCTGATATTTACTATTTCTCGCGGCTTTTTAAACGCCGTTTCGGTTTGCCCCCGGCGCGTTACCGGAAAAATAACGGACAAGTGTAA
- a CDS encoding YciI family protein — MQQYLITAYDFTDSEALNRRMAIRPAHLDGVRKLKQTSNFIIGGAILNPAGQMMGSSMIVAFASEEELNDYLKTEPYITGKVWDKVEIKPFRVADV; from the coding sequence ATGCAGCAATACTTAATTACCGCCTACGATTTTACCGACTCCGAAGCTTTAAACCGTAGAATGGCTATCCGCCCGGCGCACCTGGATGGAGTGCGCAAACTGAAACAAACGAGTAATTTTATTATTGGCGGAGCCATACTCAACCCGGCCGGGCAAATGATGGGTTCTTCTATGATTGTAGCTTTTGCCTCTGAGGAAGAATTAAATGACTATCTTAAAACCGAACCCTACATAACCGGCAAAGTCTGGGACAAAGTAGAAATCAAACCTTTCCGGGTAGCAGATGTGTAA